The Puntigrus tetrazona isolate hp1 chromosome 3, ASM1883169v1, whole genome shotgun sequence nucleotide sequence TTGATGTCAAATTTCAAGGCCTTTGGGTATTGTAAAAAGTTCTGTACAGTGATGTTTAAAGTATTCTCAAGGTGAACACTGGTTATGTGCTCCTTTTGGGGCTGGTAGAGTTAGTAGGCAGCGGCGTTCACTTTCTGGTATGCTCTATCATAGAGCACTAGTGGCAGCAAATGAGAATGAAACTTTACGGTATCTCTTTACCGAATTGTAATGAGAATTTTTTATCAGCGTATTCTAAAGATATAGTAGTTACGATCAATAGGCAAGATGATGCACAGGTTTTCTCCCAATTGCGtggaaaatgtaaagttttattacttgaaataaaaggGTAGCACTAATGACAGGAAGACTTCCTGCTGGTTTACGTTGGGGAAAGAAAAAACGTTAAATATCTGGGGGTCTTTTTAGGTGCCAAGACAATAGTACAGAATAATTGGGaaggtttatttgaaaaagttaaaGGACGTCTAGAAAAGTTGAAGTTTTTGTCTCCAGAACTGGATGCATTTTGACTGTTAACCGTTTGGTGGCGTCATCCTTACAGCACAAGTTTGCCTGTGTAGACCCTCATGACTGAGCGTTTTTCATTTTCGTTTTCTATTGCCTTTTTGCTTTTAAGGCAACTGAAATTGATGGAGTACTTTGTAGGTTGCGGTGTTTCTAATCCCAAAGGCTCTTTTCCTTGTTTTTgtctaaaatgctaaattacatTGAAATTGTGGCATCTATGGTTTTTTTCATATGATGGTAAACATTTGTACAGGTTTTATGTTTTGGTTtatagcaaaaatgttttaaatggaaaagttgatccttcctggtgattttttttcccaactggataaaagcacaaaacatgAGTGGAGGTTCTTATATTAATCACCATTAACTAAGAGAACAGGGGGCTTGCAATGGAAAATTCTTTATTGTGTCGTCACAAACTTTTCAGTTTTATAACCAGAGGTTGATTTTACATGTCCTTTCTGGCCTAATAGAAGCCACCTTTCATGAACTGGTAGATTGCAACCCTTATTTAACCTAAATCAGGTTTAAGAACTGTACTGAgagtttcttttgaaaaacaataGTTATAGGTCAAGCAAAACTTACAGTAAGGCAGATTTTTTGCCATTTCCCAATACCATTTACAAAGGTTGCAATTTGCACCAACAGCGGGTACTAAGAAATGACAAGCTGATCAACAGCATTGGCTGTAGTAGACTCTGTAGGCTCTGGAGACTTGCTCAATCTGGGCAGCTGTGCCCGTCAGACCGATCAGCCTGGGGGAAAACTCTGCATTTGAGATACAGAATATAAATGATGAGGAATCATATTACAGCATTCGATGAGTGTAGAGTCATAACAATGATTCCTGCCCAGCTTTGACATAGACTCTGGGTTGGTACagaatgtaaaatgtacattgGGTCAGCACggtcagaaaaagagaaagaaacgacaacaataaaaaaaagaagaaaagacgAGAATAGAGGTGAACTAAACGTAATTATTGTGTGTTTATGCCACATCGTAATTACGAGACCAAGTTGTAAAAAGCATTCACGTCCTTTCAGAGCttacaaaaggttttttttttttttgagtttacaaaaataattcaggAATTTATGTATTGAATGTACTGGTGTAAAGTTGTGATGTGATATGGTACCACGCAATTCATTCACAAAGCGTATTTGAAAAATCAGAGCATAATTTATTAAAGTTGAACATCAATGCTATCCATCGAAACTAAAAACAAGGGTCGAGAAATGTTGGACTGAAAAGAAATGGGGAATGCTGCAAAAGTCTTTGATTTCTTAAATTAGAATTGCACTTTAACGGAGAAATGATGGTATTCTGAGACAGAAATAAGCGCTCTAATGTTGTGAAACAAAGCCTGTCACTCATTTGCCATACTTGTACTGAATATAAATTCAACAATACTGGGTTGGGTTGTAGCGTGGTAAAAGACTCGTTAGATATGCAGGAGCTAAACTGCTATTTTAAGGGCAAGTATAGCAAAACATCTTCTGGTCAGGTTTGACTACagtattattaatgcaaaaatgacaCTCATAATAATTTCAGACAACACAAACCCTGACAACTAGTATTTGCAAATGATCAATTTTAACCTAAAGGAATTGTCTAAACGCAATGAGAGAACTCGAGCTTTTCTATAGTGGCGTTCAGGggaccattttatttatttttgcttccttctgaccagctttttgaagatgctgatgatttttttttttttttttcccagcaggATTTGCCATCTGCCAAATTATCTGTGTGCTTGTCTGGCCAGAAAACTCTCCAAACTTGAACCTCTTAGAGAATCTATGGGGTATTgtcaagaagaaaaagagaaacagactCAATTGAGGCAgttattaaagcaaaaggagccccTACCAGGTTGAGTagatgtacagtaaatgaacatactttccagatggccaacttttttttttttttttttttttttttataattagccTTAGGAAGTACTGTAATATGTTGagattggtgggtttttgttaaatgtgagccaaaatgatcacaattaaaagaaccaaagacttaaactaatTCAGTCcatgtgcattgaatttatttaatacaagtttcacaatttcagTATGCTAGACTAATtcattgagatgcacctgtatgtAAGGTGGGAGAAGCTGGATCGGGTCTGAAAGTCGCCAAAAGTACAcacaccccaaaaaaacaaataaactgaattCCTTGGACTgtactaattaaattaaagagaaCCCTGGGTATTAGGACTTGCATGGCTTAATATAACGTAAATTATGTtccttactgaaatatgtagaaGAAAACCCATAAATAGTTTATGTATTGAAAAATTCACATTGTTTTAGACACATTTTGGACTGTGGGGGGCACTATTATTCTGATGACATAAATGGTTGCACTTGGTAAGCTACTCAAGTCAGAATACACaagtctgaaaataaaatactgatatgaCCACAGAAAATGAAAGCTTACAGGACACAATGGGTATAAGCATAGGCTTAAACCAAATACCATACCATTATTACTTGTACCATGTGATCACTGCATTGAGCTCATCCAAgcccaatcaaacacacctgcagaAGCTAATCAAGACCTTCATGATTACTAAAAAGATAGTCAGGTGACTTTGATCAGGGTTAGAGATGACTAGATCATCCTAGATCTTTAAAGGCCACAGTTTTAAACAGGTTTCTACAGCAGCACCAAGGTAGATTTaactctgtgtgttttgttgtttgtaccATCTGACACAGTAATTCTGTGAGGTTTCTAGCAGATCACTGAGAGATCAGAGGATGACGGTTCAAGTGTACTGCTTGCTGACTGctgttttgtgtctgtctgtgtatttgAGCACAACAGATGCTGCTCAAAGTCAAACAGGTGAGGAAAATCTTATCTTGGTTACACAGGATGAGGAAGTGCAGAGATTAATGCCTCGCTATTTCCaattgtttctctttttaagcagatgaatttaaaatgagcaaaagtTGAACTGATATTGCAACACCCCCGATTTCCAAAAGCTGAACTGTCAGTCCCTGGTGTCTACTCGCAATGCTCTAGTGTCTAGTAAAAAGTACTGTTTGAAAGTGACTGTTCAGTCTTCCTGTTGATGTTCTGGAGGACACAAGTGCTGTCATTTTGACTGGTCTTGTGTTTCTAACAGTAAAACCAGGAGCGTGTCCACCTGAGAATCTTGTAGGAGGGTTATGTACCAAGACCTGTGCTGTTGATGCCAAGTGTCCGGGCACTGACAAGTGCTGCAGCAATGGATGTGGACGTCACTGTATGCCTCCCTATATAGGTATGTTTTATTGATGGGCTCTGCTTTGCTTGGTCAAAGACttgacaaaattaataaaacggTAATTGGATTACAGTTTGCTCTGTAGGTCAAATGTTGTGACTGCAGCGTGTATATCAGACTGAATGGACAAATTAAAACTGACTATCTTGTCTCTTACAGTGAAGCCAGGTCGGTGTCCCAAACCAGAGAAGGTTTCACCAAGTGTCCAAGGCTGTACCTATGATGGTCAGTGTGCTTCCACACTGAAGTGTTGCCCAGCCAGCAGTGCCCAAGCATGTGCCGAACCGCATGGACATGGGAAGGGAAGGGACAAGAAAATGACTGAACTGTTTCAAAGGCCTGATTGCTTCTGTGGTGACAAAATAAATGGCTCTGTACAACTCTGGTTGTGGTTGATTTGCGTTTAGGCCATGTATTCTAGCAGTTTTATCCAGTGGGTAGGCTCTTTCTCCTTAAGTGCCTTGTTTAACTGAACCTGAGTGGTGCTTGAGCTCAGCATAAGAGCTGAGCTAAACTACTCGTAAAAGCAATTTGTTTCTGCTTAGTTGCAAGAATGACATACTGTAGGATGGGTCTGAGACTGGTCTTGAATCCTATTTCACACTGTGTGCTGTGGAGTTCTTAAGCGTAAGAGCCCACGATCTTACAAAATTATCAAAGGTGGACTTTTTTTGAACTGAGCGTTTACTGTTGGATGTTACACTGTGTAACTTGGACAAAGCCCACTGAATCATTAAAGGGTCATTATACATGCACTTTTGCAAGTTGTTTTAGTCAGTATAGTCACACGTTTCATTGTAAAGATACCAATCCACCCAGTGGTTGTTTTATCTTTAAATGGAGTAATCTGGCTGTGGTATCATATGGTTGGAGGCCCCTCCTATGATTGTTTGACCATAGTGGTTTTGCCTGAAAACTTGTTTCTGCTGCTATACATCCTGACCAGACTGTGTCCCTGGTAGGTTTGATCACGTTTTCCTGATTAGAGATGTTCTTGATGTCAAATTTCAAGGCCTTTGGGTATTGTTAAAAGTTCTGTACAGTGATGTTTAAAGTATTCTCAAGGTGAACACTGGTTATGTGCTCCTTTTGGGGCTGGTAGAGTTAGTAGGCAGCGGCGTTCACTTTCTGGTATGCTCTATCATAGAGCACTAGTGGCAGCAAATGAGAATGAAACTTTACGGTATCTCTTTACCGAATTGTAATGAGAATTTTTTATCAGCGTATTCTGATGATATAGTAGTTACGATCAATAGGCAAGATGATGCACAGGTTTTCTCCCAATTGCGTGGAAAATGTcaagttttattaattgaaataaaagggTAGCACTAATGACAGTAAGACTTCCTGCTGGTTTACGTTGGGGAAAGAAAAAACGTTAAATATCTGGGGGTCTTTTTAGGTGCCAAGACAATAGTACAGAATAATTGGGaaggtttatttgaaaaagttaaaGGACGTCTAGAAAAGTTGAAGTTTTTGTCTCCAGAACTGGATGCATTTTGACTGTTAACAGTTTGGTGGCGTCATCCTTACAGCACAAGTTTGCCTGTGTAGACCCTCATGACTGAGCGTTTTTCATTTTCGTTTTCTATTGCCTTTTTGCTTTTAAGGCAACTGAAATTGATGGAGTACTTTGTAGGTTGCGGTGTTTCTAATCCCAAAGGCTCTTTTCCTTGTTTTTgtctaaaatgctaaattacatTGAAATTGTGGCATCTATGGTTTTTTTCATATGATGGTAAACATTTGTACAGGTTTTATGTTTTGGTTTAtagcagaaatgttttaaatggaaaagttgatccttcctggtgatttttttttcccaactggataaaagcacaaaacatgAGTGGAGGTTCTTATATTAATCACCATTAACTAAGAGAACAGGGGGCTTGCAATGGAAAATTCTTTATTGTGTCGTCACAAACT carries:
- the LOC122341789 gene encoding WAP four-disulfide core domain protein 2-like: MTVQVYCLLTAVLCLSVYLSTTDAAQSQTVKPGACPPENLVGGLCTKTCAVDAKCPGTDKCCSNGCGRHCMPPYIVKPGRCPKPEKVSPSVQGCTYDGQCASTLKCCPASSAQACAEPHGHGKGRDKKMTELFQRPDCFCGDKINGSVQLWLWLICV